In Oceanotoga teriensis, the following proteins share a genomic window:
- a CDS encoding ATP-binding cassette domain-containing protein: MYYEDPILKLEDFSLNIGNTKILKNLDLDIYPGEIILLYGPRNSGKSSLLRSFVHLNEELYNNVEGVGGIYFLGKSVFDLDRKYLRSQITYSDPTFVENLNFLTLKEILNLSLGLKLKDISKEYFSILEKLGISKIFSDLDNLKEYNSLKNWSIGEKISLITFISLARRPKVFIFDSILDHLDDFLLEDVKDILYRIKEDRTLIISTRNFSLFSDIAERVVFLDDGKISFAGKTESFIINYPK, encoded by the coding sequence ATGTATTATGAAGATCCAATTTTAAAATTGGAAGATTTTTCTTTAAATATAGGAAATACTAAGATTTTAAAAAATCTTGACTTGGATATATATCCGGGAGAGATAATACTTCTTTATGGTCCAAGAAATTCAGGTAAATCTTCTTTGCTGAGATCTTTTGTACATTTAAATGAAGAGCTTTATAATAATGTCGAAGGCGTTGGTGGAATATATTTTCTTGGTAAAAGTGTTTTTGATCTCGATAGAAAATATTTGAGATCTCAAATAACTTATTCAGATCCAACTTTTGTTGAAAATCTCAATTTTTTAACTTTAAAAGAGATTTTGAATCTTTCATTGGGTTTAAAGCTAAAAGATATTTCAAAAGAATATTTTTCAATACTTGAAAAACTTGGCATATCTAAAATATTTTCTGATTTGGATAATCTCAAAGAGTATAACTCTTTAAAAAATTGGTCAATAGGTGAGAAAATCTCTTTAATAACTTTTATATCATTGGCGAGAAGGCCAAAAGTTTTTATATTTGATTCTATACTCGACCATTTAGATGATTTTTTATTAGAAGATGTTAAAGATATTCTTTATAGAATAAAAGAAGATAGAACACTTATAATTTCAACAAGAAATTTTTCGCTTTTTTCTGATATAGCTGAAAGAGTTGTTTTTTTAGATGATGGCAAAATATCTTTTGCTGGAAAAACAGAAAGTTTTATAATTAATTATCCAAAATAA